One genomic window of Cupriavidus oxalaticus includes the following:
- the rpsE gene encoding 30S ribosomal protein S5 — MAKMQAKVQQDERDDGLREKMISVNRVTKVVKGGRILGFAALTVVGDGDGRIGMGKGKAKEVPVAVQKAMDEARRKMVKVSLKNGTLQHEVVGKHGAAKVLMMPAKEGTGVIAGGPMRAIFEVMGVTNVVTKSHGSTNPYNMVRATLDGLQKMSTPGEIAAKRGKSVEDILG; from the coding sequence ATGGCAAAGATGCAAGCAAAAGTCCAACAGGACGAACGCGACGACGGCCTCCGCGAGAAGATGATCTCGGTCAACCGTGTCACCAAGGTGGTGAAGGGTGGCCGGATTCTCGGTTTCGCAGCGCTGACCGTGGTTGGTGACGGCGATGGCCGCATCGGCATGGGCAAGGGCAAGGCCAAGGAAGTGCCGGTTGCTGTTCAGAAGGCAATGGACGAAGCCCGTCGCAAGATGGTCAAGGTCTCGCTGAAGAACGGCACGCTGCAACACGAAGTCGTTGGCAAGCACGGCGCCGCCAAGGTGCTGATGATGCCCGCCAAGGAAGGTACCGGCGTGATCGCCGGCGGCCCGATGCGCGCGATCTTCGAAGTGATGGGCGTCACCAACGTGGTGACCAAGTCGCACGGCTCCACCAACCCGTACAACATGGTTCGCGCCACGCTGGACGGCCTTCAGAAGATGAGCACGCCGGGCGAAATCGCCGCGAAGCGTGGCAAGTCGGTCGAAGACATCCTGGGTTAA
- the rplR gene encoding 50S ribosomal protein L18 — translation MNKKDARLRRARQTRAKIAEMKVNRLTVFRTNSHIYAQVFSECGTKVLASASTAEVEVRKELDGKGATAAAATVVGKRIAEKAKAAGVETVAFDRAGFRFHGRVKALADAAREAGLKF, via the coding sequence ATGAACAAGAAAGACGCTCGTTTGCGCCGTGCACGTCAGACCCGCGCCAAGATCGCGGAGATGAAAGTCAATCGTCTGACCGTGTTCCGTACGAATTCGCATATTTACGCCCAGGTCTTCTCCGAGTGCGGCACCAAGGTGCTGGCTTCGGCTTCGACCGCAGAGGTGGAAGTGCGCAAGGAACTGGATGGCAAGGGCGCTACCGCCGCTGCCGCCACCGTGGTTGGCAAGCGCATCGCCGAGAAGGCGAAGGCTGCCGGCGTGGAAACCGTCGCGTTCGATCGCGCCGGCTTCCGTTTCCATGGCCGCGTGAAGGCCCTGGCAGACGCCGCCCGCGAAGCCGGCCTGAAGTTCTAA
- the rplF gene encoding 50S ribosomal protein L6: MSRVGKAPIALPKGAEVNVAAGVLSVKGPLGTLSQPIHSLVKVNVENDTLTFSPADESREANALQGTMRALAANMVKGVTTGFERKLNLVGVGYRAQLQGAALKLQLGFSHDVIHEMPEGVKAETPTQTEIIIKGADKQKVGQVAAEVRAYRPPEPYKGKGVRYSDERVILKETKKK; encoded by the coding sequence ATGTCCCGTGTAGGTAAGGCTCCCATCGCGCTCCCCAAGGGCGCGGAAGTGAACGTGGCAGCTGGCGTGCTCTCCGTGAAGGGTCCGCTGGGTACGCTGTCGCAACCGATTCACAGCCTGGTCAAGGTCAATGTCGAGAACGACACGCTGACCTTCTCGCCGGCTGACGAGTCGCGTGAAGCAAACGCCCTGCAAGGCACCATGCGCGCCCTGGCGGCGAACATGGTCAAGGGCGTGACCACCGGTTTCGAGCGCAAGCTGAACCTCGTTGGCGTGGGCTACCGTGCCCAGCTGCAAGGCGCTGCGCTGAAGCTCCAGCTTGGTTTCTCGCACGACGTGATCCATGAGATGCCGGAAGGCGTGAAGGCGGAAACGCCGACGCAGACCGAGATCATCATCAAGGGTGCGGACAAGCAGAAAGTCGGTCAGGTTGCCGCGGAAGTCCGCGCGTACCGCCCGCCCGAGCCCTACAAGGGCAAGGGTGTGCGCTACAGCGACGAGCGCGTCATCCTGAAGGAAACCAAGAAGAAGTAA
- the rpsH gene encoding 30S ribosomal protein S8, translated as MSMSDPIADMLTRIRNAQGVQKASVVMPSSKLKVAIAKVLKDEGYIDDYAVQEDGGKAQLSIGLKYYAGRPVIERIERVSKPGLRVYKGRSDIPQVMNGLGVAIISTPQGLMTDRKARATGVGGEVLCYVA; from the coding sequence ATGAGCATGAGCGATCCTATCGCCGATATGCTGACGCGCATCCGCAACGCCCAGGGCGTGCAGAAGGCGTCGGTTGTCATGCCGTCGTCGAAGCTGAAAGTGGCAATCGCCAAGGTCCTGAAGGACGAAGGCTACATCGACGATTACGCCGTCCAGGAAGATGGCGGCAAGGCACAACTGAGCATCGGCCTGAAGTACTACGCCGGCCGTCCGGTGATCGAGCGCATCGAGCGCGTCTCGAAGCCCGGCCTGCGCGTGTACAAGGGCCGCAGCGACATCCCGCAAGTGATGAACGGCCTGGGTGTGGCGATCATCTCGACCCCGCAGGGTCTGATGACCGACCGCAAGGCTCGCGCCACCGGCGTGGGCGGCGAAGTTCTCTGCTACGTCGCTTAA
- the rpsN gene encoding 30S ribosomal protein S14, translating into MAKLALIEREKKRAKLVAKYAAKRANLKAIIDDQEKSEEERYSARLELQQLPRNANPTRQRNRCAITGRPRGTFRKFGLARNKIREIAFKGEIPGLTKASW; encoded by the coding sequence GTGGCTAAACTGGCTCTGATTGAACGTGAGAAGAAGCGCGCCAAGCTGGTGGCGAAGTACGCCGCCAAGCGCGCCAACCTCAAGGCCATTATCGACGACCAAGAGAAGTCGGAAGAAGAGCGTTACAGCGCGCGTCTCGAGCTGCAACAGCTCCCGCGCAACGCGAACCCGACTCGCCAGCGCAATCGCTGCGCGATCACCGGTCGTCCCCGCGGTACCTTCCGCAAGTTTGGCCTGGCGCGTAACAAGATCCGCGAAATCGCCTTCAAGGGCGAAATCCCGGGTCTGACGAAAGCCAGCTGGTAA
- the rplE gene encoding 50S ribosomal protein L5: MAARLQEFYKEQVVPKLIEQFGYKSVMEVPRITKITLNMGLGEAINDKKIIENAVGDLTKIAGQKPVVTKAKKAIAGFKIRQGYPIGAMVTLRGERMFEFLDRFVTVALPRVRDFRGVSGRSFDGRGNYNIGVKEQIIFPEIEYDKIDALRGLNISITTTAKNDEEAKALLGAFKFPFRN; this comes from the coding sequence ATGGCAGCACGTCTGCAAGAGTTTTACAAAGAACAGGTTGTGCCGAAGCTGATCGAACAGTTCGGCTACAAGTCGGTCATGGAAGTGCCGCGCATCACCAAGATCACCCTGAACATGGGCCTTGGCGAAGCGATCAATGACAAGAAGATCATTGAAAACGCCGTCGGCGACCTGACCAAGATCGCCGGTCAGAAGCCGGTCGTGACGAAGGCCAAGAAGGCCATCGCCGGCTTCAAGATCCGCCAGGGCTACCCCATCGGTGCGATGGTGACCCTGCGCGGCGAGCGCATGTTCGAATTCCTCGATCGTTTCGTCACCGTGGCCCTGCCGCGCGTGCGTGACTTCCGTGGTGTGTCGGGCCGTTCGTTTGACGGTCGTGGCAACTACAACATCGGTGTGAAAGAGCAGATCATTTTCCCCGAAATCGAGTACGACAAGATCGACGCACTGCGTGGTCTGAACATCAGCATCACGACGACGGCAAAGAACGACGAGGAAGCCAAGGCACTCCTCGGTGCGTTCAAGTTCCCGTTCCGCAATTAA
- the rplX gene encoding 50S ribosomal protein L24 — translation MNKIRKGDEVIVLTGKDKGKRGTVQAVLGDKVAVQGVNIAKKHARPNPMLGTTGGVVDKVMPLHISNVALVDANGKPSRVGIKVEDGKRVRVLKTTGAVVAA, via the coding sequence ATGAACAAGATTCGCAAAGGCGATGAAGTCATCGTCCTGACCGGCAAGGACAAGGGCAAGCGCGGTACCGTGCAGGCCGTGCTCGGTGACAAGGTTGCGGTGCAGGGCGTGAACATCGCCAAGAAGCATGCGCGCCCGAACCCGATGCTGGGCACCACCGGTGGCGTGGTTGACAAGGTCATGCCGCTGCATATTTCCAACGTTGCGCTCGTGGATGCCAATGGCAAGCCGTCGCGCGTCGGCATCAAGGTGGAAGACGGCAAGCGCGTGCGCGTGCTGAAGACCACCGGCGCCGTCGTGGCAGCTTGA
- the rplN gene encoding 50S ribosomal protein L14 has product MIQTESRLEVADNTGAREVLCIKVLGGSKRRYASVGDIIKVTVKDAAPRGRVKKGDIYNAVVVRTAKGVRRADGSLIKFDGNAAVLLNNKLEPIGTRIFGPVTRELRTERFMKIVSLAPEVL; this is encoded by the coding sequence ATGATTCAGACAGAAAGCCGGCTCGAAGTGGCCGATAACACTGGTGCGCGCGAAGTGCTGTGCATCAAGGTGCTGGGTGGCTCCAAGCGCCGCTACGCAAGCGTTGGCGACATCATCAAGGTGACCGTCAAGGACGCAGCGCCGCGCGGTCGCGTGAAGAAGGGCGACATCTACAACGCCGTCGTCGTGCGTACCGCCAAGGGCGTGCGCCGCGCTGACGGTTCGCTGATCAAGTTCGACGGCAATGCCGCCGTCCTGCTGAACAACAAGCTCGAGCCGATCGGCACCCGTATTTTCGGGCCGGTGACTCGTGAACTCCGTACCGAGCGCTTCATGAAGATCGTGTCGCTCGCTCCGGAAGTGCTGTAA